The Salinibacterium sp. M195 genome includes a window with the following:
- a CDS encoding MDR family MFS transporter, with protein MTAPARTTVQSSDPSTAPVTYTHREILQVMTGLLAALFTAMISTTIVSTALPTIIAELDGTQRQYTWVITASLLMMTITTPIWGKLSDLYNKKMLTQLAIVFFLVGSIAAGFADSIGVLMIARAVQGIAMGGLTALVQSIMGSIIAPRERGRYAGYMGAVMAVATVSGPLLGGLITDSLGWRWCFFVSLPLAIIALIVLQMKLHLPTNPHAKTQLDYLGAALVSITAALPMLWVTFAGSDYDWISWQSGVFLAAFLVVGFFAVMVELRAPAPMIPLRLLGNSTTIWMIVASVGIGVGMFGSGVFLTQYFQLGTGATPTQAGLMTIPMIIAQLLSATIGGIIVSRIGRWKPVMLIGSILMLAGLTGLGTITHDTPYWAVAIYMALMGIGIGALVQNVVLAVQNTVDVKDVGSASAAIAFFRSLGGAVGVTILGAVLTNHVSTNIVDDLAEIGVDPSALSNGSGETSLDITGLPDAIQTAFHHAYADAFGSIFMIAALVTATAVIAIAVARGSVLRTTIGMAPAAGVEATGQETAGDTISAHGVSTRVEADAETDADADADADADADAAETDTPPDRTGSSARPDDR; from the coding sequence ATGACAGCACCCGCACGCACGACAGTGCAATCGTCAGATCCGTCCACCGCGCCCGTGACCTATACCCACCGCGAAATCCTGCAGGTGATGACCGGCCTCTTGGCAGCGCTCTTCACCGCCATGATCTCGACCACAATCGTCTCCACCGCACTGCCGACCATCATCGCCGAACTCGATGGAACCCAGCGTCAATACACCTGGGTCATCACCGCCAGCCTGCTGATGATGACGATCACCACCCCGATTTGGGGAAAACTCTCTGACCTGTACAACAAGAAGATGCTGACTCAGCTGGCCATCGTCTTCTTCCTCGTTGGCTCCATCGCCGCCGGTTTTGCTGACTCCATCGGCGTTCTCATGATCGCTCGTGCGGTTCAAGGCATTGCGATGGGTGGCCTCACCGCGCTCGTTCAGTCGATCATGGGATCGATCATCGCTCCCCGCGAACGTGGACGCTACGCCGGCTACATGGGCGCCGTCATGGCGGTGGCCACGGTATCCGGTCCGCTCTTGGGCGGTCTCATCACCGACTCGCTCGGATGGCGCTGGTGCTTCTTCGTCAGCCTGCCGTTGGCCATCATCGCGCTCATCGTGTTGCAAATGAAGCTCCACCTGCCGACCAACCCGCACGCCAAGACTCAGCTCGACTACCTCGGAGCCGCTCTCGTCTCCATCACTGCAGCACTGCCGATGCTCTGGGTCACCTTTGCCGGCAGCGACTACGACTGGATCTCGTGGCAGTCTGGCGTATTCCTCGCCGCCTTCCTCGTTGTGGGATTCTTCGCCGTCATGGTCGAGTTGCGTGCACCTGCCCCCATGATCCCGTTGCGCCTGCTCGGCAATTCCACGACGATTTGGATGATCGTGGCCAGCGTCGGCATCGGTGTCGGCATGTTCGGCTCTGGTGTCTTCCTCACCCAGTATTTCCAACTCGGAACCGGCGCAACCCCGACCCAAGCGGGCCTGATGACCATTCCGATGATCATCGCCCAACTTCTGTCGGCCACCATCGGTGGCATCATCGTCAGTCGCATCGGTCGCTGGAAGCCCGTCATGCTCATCGGCAGCATCCTCATGCTCGCCGGCCTCACCGGACTCGGAACCATCACCCACGACACCCCATACTGGGCCGTCGCGATCTACATGGCCCTCATGGGTATCGGTATCGGCGCCCTCGTGCAGAATGTTGTGCTCGCCGTGCAGAACACCGTTGACGTCAAGGATGTCGGATCAGCGTCGGCGGCGATCGCCTTCTTCCGCTCGCTCGGAGGCGCTGTCGGCGTGACCATCCTGGGCGCCGTTCTCACTAACCACGTGAGCACCAATATCGTGGACGACCTGGCCGAAATCGGCGTTGACCCCAGCGCACTCTCGAATGGCTCCGGCGAAACGAGCCTCGACATCACGGGTCTGCCCGACGCAATCCAGACGGCATTCCACCACGCCTATGCGGATGCGTTCGGTTCCATCTTCATGATCGCCGCGCTGGTCACCGCCACCGCAGTGATCGCGATTGCGGTAGCCCGTGGCTCAGTGCTTCGCACCACGATTGGCATGGCGCCTGCCGCCGGCGTGGAAGCCACCGGCCAGGAAACTGCCGGCGATACGATCTCGGCACACGGCGTCAGCACCCGGGTCGAGGCGGATGCCGAGACGGATGCCGACGCGGATGCGGATGCGGATGCGGATGCGGATGCGGCGGAAACTGACACGCCTCCCGATCGAACCGGGTCGTCCGCTCGGCCTGACGACCGCTAA
- a CDS encoding low specificity L-threonine aldolase, with protein sequence MTSTDSLLRGYLSDNAAGASPQILDAVVAASAGPSTPYGNDPLTAQMRAKMADAFECQLDVFPVGTGSAANGIGLAALTRPWGSILAHADSHIHNDEAGAPEFFTDGSKIVLLGGDHSKIDPDELRAAVKVGVGDVHSVQASVLSLTQVTETGSVYSIDELRELTSIAREAGLRVHMDGARFANALIALDVSPAEMTWKLGVDILSFGATKNGALTADAIVCFDPTLATELSFRHKRGGQLTSKMRFQSAQLDAYLTDDLWLDNARQSNAMAARLRAGIMDVAGVTVTSEPGSNILFALFPDELSAALLERGFGFYTDMGQHGMVRIVVSFVHVEEDIDAFIAAIRELA encoded by the coding sequence ATGACTTCGACCGATTCCCTCCTGCGCGGCTATTTGAGTGACAACGCTGCCGGTGCTTCACCCCAGATTTTAGACGCTGTTGTAGCGGCATCCGCTGGCCCGTCGACCCCTTACGGCAATGATCCGCTCACTGCTCAGATGCGCGCCAAGATGGCAGACGCCTTCGAGTGTCAACTTGATGTGTTTCCGGTCGGCACGGGGTCGGCTGCGAATGGCATCGGTCTGGCAGCACTCACGCGTCCGTGGGGAAGCATCCTCGCGCACGCTGATAGCCACATCCACAACGACGAGGCTGGCGCTCCTGAATTCTTCACGGATGGGTCGAAGATCGTGCTGCTCGGTGGCGACCACTCCAAGATCGATCCGGATGAGTTGCGCGCGGCAGTAAAAGTCGGTGTCGGCGACGTGCACAGCGTTCAAGCTTCTGTGCTCAGCCTGACGCAGGTCACAGAGACCGGCAGCGTGTACAGCATCGATGAGTTGCGTGAGCTTACGAGTATCGCTCGCGAGGCTGGCCTGCGTGTACATATGGACGGCGCTCGTTTTGCGAACGCTCTCATCGCTCTAGATGTGAGTCCTGCCGAAATGACGTGGAAACTCGGGGTCGACATTCTTTCGTTCGGAGCCACAAAGAACGGCGCCCTAACCGCTGATGCGATTGTCTGTTTCGATCCCACCTTGGCCACAGAGCTGTCGTTTCGCCACAAGCGCGGCGGCCAGCTCACCTCGAAGATGCGGTTCCAGTCTGCCCAACTCGATGCCTATCTGACCGATGACTTGTGGCTCGACAATGCCCGCCAATCCAACGCTATGGCTGCACGTCTCCGGGCGGGAATCATGGATGTTGCGGGAGTGACCGTGACGAGCGAGCCGGGCAGCAACATCCTCTTCGCCCTCTTTCCTGACGAGCTGTCTGCGGCTCTCCTCGAACGAGGGTTCGGCTTTTACACCGACATGGGGCAGCACGGTATGGTGCGAATTGTGGTGTCTTTCGTGCACGTCGAAGAAGACATCGACGCCTTCATCGCAGCGATTCGCGAACTGGCCTAG
- a CDS encoding cation diffusion facilitator family transporter: protein MGAGHDHAGGTSNRTRLLIAFIITVGVVIAQAIGAIVTGSLALLVDTAHMLTDSVGLLMALLAAGLMQRPATSKHSWGLKRTEVLSAMAQSTLLFAVGIYALVEGVRRLFDPPEIQPTGLLIFGIIGLVANLVAMIVLTGGRNSNLNMKAAFLEVVNDALGSVGVIISAIVIALFGWYQADAVVAILIAILIVPRTIILLKASLGVLLESTPKGIDPADVRAHIMAMEHVTDVHDLHITRISSDLPVLTAHVIVEDSCFRDGHAGEMLPALQKCVAEHFELSIEHSTFQIEPESNIGEEHVHHH from the coding sequence ATGGGCGCCGGGCACGACCACGCTGGCGGCACGAGCAACCGCACCCGGTTGCTGATTGCCTTCATCATCACCGTTGGGGTTGTCATTGCTCAAGCAATCGGCGCCATTGTGACCGGCAGCCTCGCACTGCTCGTCGACACCGCGCACATGCTCACCGACTCCGTGGGCCTCCTGATGGCGCTGCTCGCCGCGGGGCTCATGCAGCGCCCGGCAACGAGCAAGCACTCGTGGGGCCTTAAGCGCACCGAAGTGCTGAGCGCTATGGCTCAGTCGACTCTGCTTTTCGCGGTGGGGATCTATGCCCTGGTCGAGGGCGTGCGCCGCCTCTTCGATCCGCCCGAGATTCAGCCAACCGGCCTTCTCATTTTCGGAATCATTGGGCTCGTTGCCAACCTCGTCGCCATGATCGTGCTCACGGGTGGGCGAAACTCGAACCTCAACATGAAGGCCGCATTCCTCGAAGTTGTCAACGATGCTCTTGGCTCCGTTGGTGTCATTATCAGCGCCATCGTGATCGCACTCTTTGGCTGGTACCAAGCGGATGCCGTGGTCGCCATCCTGATCGCCATCCTGATCGTGCCCCGCACCATCATCCTGCTGAAGGCCAGCTTGGGCGTGCTGCTCGAGTCAACGCCGAAGGGCATCGATCCGGCCGATGTTCGCGCCCACATCATGGCAATGGAGCACGTCACGGACGTGCACGATCTGCACATCACGCGCATCTCATCCGACCTGCCGGTGCTCACTGCTCATGTCATCGTCGAAGACTCGTGCTTTCGCGACGGGCACGCTGGTGAAATGCTCCCTGCCTTGCAAAAGTGCGTCGCTGAGCACTTTGAGCTGAGCATCGAGCATTCGACGTTCCAGATCGAGCCCGAAAGCAACATCGGCGAGGAACACGTGCACCACCACTAG